GTACGCCGACCGTCCCGCGCACGACCCGCAGATTCAGGGCATGAGCGGGCTGATGGAAATCAACGGGCATCCCGACGGGCCGCCAACTCGGGTGGGATTCTACATCGGCGACCTCGTAACGCCGCTGTTCGCCTGCTACGCGATACTCGCCGCGCTGCGCGACAAAGAACGCACCGGCAAAGGGCAGTACCTCGATGTATCCATGATGGATACGCTGACTTCCATAATGCTGATGGACACGCTGGAGGACGATGTGGAGATGGGCTTACCGCTGCGTATGGGCAACACCACGCGCGGCGGTCCCACGGGGCTATATCGCACATCGGACGGCGAGCTGACCATCACTGCGGCGAGCAACGACCAGTGGGTACGTCTGTGCAACGCGCTCGAAGCGCCCGAGCTACTGACTGACGAACGCTTCGCCGAGTTCCATAGCCGCACGGCGAATGTCGTCGAGGCGCGCGAGGAGATACAGAAGCGCGTGAAGAAGCTGACGCGCGCGGAGGCTCTGGAGCGCTTTGAAGTTCACGATGTTCCGAGCGGCGCAGTTCGCAGCGTGGACGAAGCGATAAACGACCGACACTTCTGGGACAGGCGCAGTCTGCTCCCCATGCGGCACGGCAAGATTGCCGAGCCTGTGCCGGGCATTGTGGCAGGCTTTCCGGTGATATTCTCGGGCGGCGAGCTGCCGGAGCCTTATGGCGCACCCACGCTTGGGATGCACAACGAAGAAATATACGGTGACACGCTGGGGCTGTCGGATGAGGAACTGGCTGGGTTGAAGGAAGAGGGCGTTATCTAATGAAACGTCTGTGGGCTGTGGCGCTGATTCTCGGCATGATGGCACTTGCGGCTTGCGGTGATACGACGAGCCCCGAACCGGCAACTGTGTCCGATCCCGTTAATGCCACCAACTTGGATGCGACTGTAGAAGCACGAGTGCAAGAGACGATCGCGGCGCAGCCCACCGCAACTTCCACGCCTCAGCCGACTAAGACGCCCGCGCCTACTGCCACACATACGCCTGCGCCTGCTCCGACCGCTACCCTTACT
This genomic window from Chloroflexota bacterium contains:
- a CDS encoding CoA transferase — protein: MNFTGGNMQPLKDIRVLAVTGFLAGPFASMNFARLGAEVIKVELPGKGDPVRGNGPFIGTEGKHPQQQTPEDISTRFLKRNQGVKSVTLNLKHPQGRQMFLDLAKSCDVMLENLAPGSLTRMGLGYDDVSAVNPSIIYCSISGYGQTGEYADRPAHDPQIQGMSGLMEINGHPDGPPTRVGFYIGDLVTPLFACYAILAALRDKERTGKGQYLDVSMMDTLTSIMLMDTLEDDVEMGLPLRMGNTTRGGPTGLYRTSDGELTITAASNDQWVRLCNALEAPELLTDERFAEFHSRTANVVEAREEIQKRVKKLTRAEALERFEVHDVPSGAVRSVDEAINDRHFWDRRSLLPMRHGKIAEPVPGIVAGFPVIFSGGELPEPYGAPTLGMHNEEIYGDTLGLSDEELAGLKEEGVI